A genomic window from Halorubrum trapanicum includes:
- a CDS encoding PaaI family thioesterase, whose translation MDRTEIAAMDPLPDGATEFVRRKLEDDHGYLSWLNTRVETIERGRVVLSIPFDEKLTNADGRTIHGGVAATLIDTAGGVAQRTTFEDPLDGGVATVNLNANYLRPANGDLRAEAEVVRAGGSIGVSEMTVTTAGNGGEGAPGDDESDGDRSEVVVGQGSFRLFRE comes from the coding sequence ATGGACCGCACGGAGATCGCGGCGATGGATCCGCTCCCCGACGGGGCGACGGAGTTCGTCAGGCGGAAGCTGGAGGACGATCACGGCTACCTCTCGTGGCTGAACACGAGGGTGGAGACGATCGAGCGCGGCCGCGTCGTCCTCTCGATCCCCTTCGACGAGAAGCTCACCAACGCCGACGGCCGGACGATCCACGGCGGCGTCGCGGCGACGCTGATCGACACGGCCGGCGGCGTCGCCCAGCGCACGACGTTCGAGGACCCGCTCGACGGCGGCGTCGCGACGGTGAACCTCAACGCGAACTACCTCCGCCCCGCGAACGGCGACCTCCGCGCGGAGGCCGAGGTGGTGCGGGCCGGCGGCTCGATCGGCGTCAGCGAGATGACCGTCACCACCGCCGGGAACGGTGGCGAAGGGGCCCCGGGAGACGACGAGAGCGACGGCGACCGCTCGGAGGTCGTCGTCGGTCAGGGGTCGTTCCGGCTGTTCCGCGAGTAG
- a CDS encoding 30S ribosomal protein S6e has translation MAEFKVVVADPETGETFQREVDGQDANRFLGRELGDEIGGDAVGLSEHTIELTGGSDETGRPMREDVSGTRLKELLLEGGVGFEPSREGERKRITVRGREIDDDVAQINASVVDGEGDVAAALGEGDADGDEADE, from the coding sequence ATGGCCGAATTCAAAGTCGTCGTCGCCGACCCCGAGACCGGCGAGACGTTCCAGCGAGAGGTCGACGGACAGGACGCCAACCGATTCCTCGGTCGCGAACTCGGCGACGAGATCGGCGGCGACGCCGTCGGACTCTCCGAGCACACCATCGAGCTCACCGGCGGCTCCGACGAGACCGGGCGCCCGATGCGCGAGGACGTCTCCGGCACGCGCCTGAAGGAGCTCCTCTTGGAGGGCGGCGTGGGCTTCGAGCCGTCCCGAGAGGGCGAGCGCAAGCGCATCACCGTCCGCGGCCGCGAGATCGACGACGACGTCGCGCAGATCAACGCGAGCGTCGTCGACGGCGAGGGCGACGTGGCGGCCGCGCTCGGCGAGGGCGACGCGGATGGCGACGAGGCCGACGAGTAA
- a CDS encoding glutamate--cysteine ligase, translating into MELGSRDAFSRMGTLGIEEEFYIVDADGNPTSGTDDLVYGRDPPAAVPEGFDHELFECTIEAQTELIEDPANAADALATVREALVDHAAADGYQIAAAGLHPAAKWRELDHVRKPRYQAQLDRIQYPQHRNTTAGLHVHVGVDDADKAVWVANRLRWHCPVLLALSANSPFWNGFDTGLASARAKVFENLPNTGIPSAFDDFDAFQRYERRMVETDSIADRGELWFDVRPHTGHGTVEVRAPDAQRDPEVTLALAEYVRALVVDYAERYEDGESPSTLRRELLDENKWRAIRHGHEAAFVDRDGEGTTALGEVVAAECDRLGVDGIREVYEAESGAARQRRIRDEEGADALRSDLLVSP; encoded by the coding sequence ATGGAACTCGGTTCGCGGGACGCGTTCTCCCGGATGGGGACGCTCGGCATCGAGGAGGAGTTCTACATCGTCGATGCCGACGGCAATCCCACGTCCGGGACCGACGACCTCGTGTACGGCCGCGACCCGCCAGCGGCGGTGCCGGAGGGGTTCGACCACGAGCTGTTCGAGTGTACCATCGAGGCGCAGACGGAACTGATCGAGGACCCGGCGAACGCCGCGGACGCGCTCGCGACGGTCCGCGAGGCGCTCGTCGACCACGCCGCCGCGGACGGGTATCAGATCGCGGCCGCGGGCCTCCACCCGGCGGCGAAGTGGCGCGAGCTCGACCACGTTCGGAAGCCGCGGTATCAGGCCCAGCTGGACCGGATCCAGTACCCGCAACACCGGAACACGACCGCGGGGCTCCACGTCCACGTCGGCGTCGACGACGCGGACAAGGCCGTCTGGGTCGCGAACCGCCTGCGGTGGCACTGCCCGGTGCTGCTCGCCTTGTCCGCGAACTCCCCGTTCTGGAACGGGTTCGACACCGGACTCGCCTCGGCCCGCGCGAAGGTGTTCGAGAACCTCCCGAACACCGGGATCCCCTCGGCGTTCGACGACTTCGACGCGTTCCAGCGGTACGAACGCCGGATGGTCGAGACGGACTCCATCGCGGACCGCGGCGAGCTGTGGTTCGACGTGCGCCCCCACACGGGCCACGGCACGGTGGAGGTTCGCGCGCCCGACGCGCAGCGCGACCCCGAGGTCACGCTCGCGCTCGCCGAGTACGTCCGCGCGCTGGTCGTCGACTACGCCGAGCGGTACGAGGACGGCGAGTCGCCGTCGACGCTGCGCCGCGAGCTGCTCGACGAGAACAAGTGGCGCGCGATCCGTCACGGCCACGAGGCCGCGTTCGTCGACCGCGACGGCGAGGGGACGACCGCGCTCGGCGAGGTCGTCGCGGCGGAGTGCGACCGGCTCGGCGTCGACGGTATCCGCGAGGTGTACGAGGCGGAGAGCGGCGCCGCGCGCCAGCGCCGGATCCGCGACGAGGAGGGCGCCGACGCGCTGCGTTCGGACCTCCTCGTGAGCCCCTAA
- a CDS encoding Lrp/AsnC family transcriptional regulator — translation MREVDADLTALDRAIINAFQGGFPVAERPFDAAAAALAERGVDVTGPELCERVRELDEEGILSRFGALVNAEEIGGAASLVAMHAPEDRYDEIAETVNEFTAVAHNYEREHPHLNMWFVVSVADHPDPDKDGSDRVEEVLEEIEAATGQETYNLPKLREFHVGAKFLVDGPVPDGDVDLSDLGPTVEPSDRETLTPDERDLIVEIQGGLPVTETPYADVAAAIGADVGWVIETVKRFEREGKVRRVGVIPNHYALGYTENGMTVWNVPEEVLDEVGPAVADLDFVTHCYERPRHAGVWEYNFFAMTHGRTEAESERRIAEVRELMDEYWDVGADDWDTLFSTRILKKTGIRIADRADSNTA, via the coding sequence ATGCGAGAGGTCGACGCGGATCTGACGGCGCTCGACCGCGCGATCATCAACGCGTTCCAGGGCGGGTTCCCGGTCGCGGAACGGCCCTTCGACGCCGCGGCGGCCGCGCTCGCGGAGCGCGGCGTCGACGTGACGGGCCCGGAGCTCTGCGAGCGCGTCCGCGAACTCGACGAGGAGGGAATCCTCTCGCGGTTCGGCGCGCTCGTCAACGCCGAGGAGATCGGCGGCGCGGCGTCGCTCGTGGCGATGCACGCCCCCGAGGACCGCTACGACGAGATCGCGGAGACCGTCAACGAGTTCACCGCGGTGGCGCACAACTACGAGCGGGAGCACCCCCACCTCAACATGTGGTTCGTGGTGAGCGTCGCCGACCACCCGGACCCCGACAAGGACGGGAGCGACCGCGTCGAGGAGGTGCTCGAAGAGATCGAGGCCGCGACGGGCCAGGAGACGTACAACCTCCCGAAGCTCCGGGAGTTCCACGTCGGCGCGAAGTTCCTCGTCGACGGACCGGTCCCCGACGGCGACGTGGACCTGTCGGACCTCGGGCCCACCGTGGAACCGAGCGACCGGGAGACGCTCACCCCCGACGAGCGCGACCTGATCGTCGAGATCCAGGGCGGGCTCCCGGTGACGGAGACCCCGTACGCGGACGTCGCGGCCGCGATCGGCGCCGACGTCGGGTGGGTGATCGAGACGGTCAAGCGGTTCGAGCGGGAGGGGAAGGTGCGCCGCGTCGGCGTCATCCCGAACCACTACGCGCTCGGCTACACGGAGAACGGGATGACGGTCTGGAACGTGCCCGAGGAGGTCTTAGACGAGGTCGGCCCCGCCGTCGCTGACTTGGACTTCGTCACGCACTGCTACGAGCGGCCGCGCCACGCCGGCGTCTGGGAGTACAACTTCTTCGCGATGACGCACGGCCGCACCGAGGCGGAGAGCGAGCGCCGGATCGCGGAGGTGCGGGAGCTGATGGACGAGTACTGGGACGTCGGCGCCGACGACTGGGACACGCTGTTCTCGACGCGTATCCTGAAGAAGACCGGGATCCGCATCGCGGACCGGGCGGACAGCAACACGGCGTGA
- a CDS encoding molybdopterin biosynthesis protein: MSDRKEFRDLATPEAAREAIASLDLSPAPETVPLREARGRVLAERIDAAIDVPGFDRASMDGYAVRARDTFGADEADPAELDLVGAVHAGAAPDVTVEPGTCAEISTGAVMPDGADAVVMVERTDEVGEGHGDTEGSPRIAFRTSVAPGDNVMTAGTDIAAGARALGPGTRLTPREIGLLSALGVDEVPVEGRPRVGIVSTGDELVRPGDELDPDRGEIYDVNSTTIAAGVEEAGGEPVLYPHAGDDYEEMERLLRRAADECDLVLSSGSTSASAVDVIYRVIEARGELLLHGVAVKPGKPMLVGRLDRTEEADDSRGSESAYIGLPGYPVSALTIFRTFVAPAIREAAGQPEPATATVEGRMGVEERYAEGRLRLMPVGLLDLDEAATEGGDDRPLVYPVDKGSGATTSLVEADGVVAVDPDTEYLDVGETVSVDLFSPDVRPPTLLGVGEDDPALNRLLDRLDNPRYLAVGSREGLRRLRDGVPDVAVTAGPTDRDVDAAELGGWTREWGLAVPSGNPEGIEGLGDLVDRDLRFRNRPTVSGLRRSLDAALDDRADGRDADRRELAEEIDGYERTAKGFESPVRAVVAGDADAGLGLRETAERLGCGFVPLGEQSVVVRAATDRIDRGPVAALAAALDGRDGGGDDEAALDAILAGLPGYSRNSRNDP, from the coding sequence ATGAGCGACCGCAAGGAGTTCCGCGACCTCGCGACGCCGGAGGCCGCGCGAGAAGCGATCGCGTCGCTCGACCTCTCGCCGGCGCCCGAGACGGTCCCGCTGCGGGAGGCCCGCGGGCGCGTCCTCGCCGAGCGGATCGACGCCGCCATCGACGTGCCCGGCTTCGACCGCGCCTCGATGGACGGCTACGCGGTTCGGGCCCGCGACACCTTCGGCGCGGACGAGGCCGACCCCGCCGAGCTCGACCTCGTCGGCGCGGTCCACGCGGGCGCGGCGCCAGACGTGACGGTCGAACCGGGCACCTGCGCCGAGATATCGACGGGCGCGGTGATGCCCGACGGCGCGGACGCGGTCGTGATGGTCGAGCGGACGGACGAGGTCGGCGAGGGCCACGGCGACACTGAGGGCTCCCCGCGGATCGCGTTCCGAACCTCGGTCGCGCCGGGCGACAACGTGATGACCGCGGGGACGGACATCGCGGCCGGCGCCCGCGCGCTCGGTCCGGGAACGCGGCTGACGCCCCGCGAGATCGGCCTGCTTTCGGCGCTCGGCGTCGACGAGGTCCCGGTCGAGGGGCGCCCGCGCGTCGGCATCGTCTCGACGGGCGACGAGCTCGTGCGGCCGGGCGACGAACTCGACCCGGACCGCGGCGAGATATACGACGTGAACTCGACGACGATCGCGGCCGGCGTCGAGGAGGCGGGCGGCGAGCCGGTGCTGTACCCGCACGCCGGCGACGACTACGAGGAGATGGAACGCCTGCTCCGCCGGGCGGCCGACGAGTGCGACCTCGTTCTCTCCTCGGGGTCGACCTCGGCGAGCGCGGTCGACGTCATCTACCGCGTGATAGAGGCGCGCGGCGAACTGCTCCTCCACGGTGTCGCCGTCAAGCCCGGCAAGCCGATGCTCGTCGGGCGGCTGGACCGTACCGAAGAGGCGGACGACTCCCGTGGGAGCGAGTCCGCATACATCGGCCTTCCCGGCTACCCGGTGTCGGCGCTCACCATCTTCCGGACGTTCGTCGCGCCCGCGATCCGCGAGGCCGCCGGGCAGCCCGAGCCGGCGACGGCGACCGTCGAGGGCCGGATGGGCGTCGAGGAGCGGTACGCCGAGGGCCGCCTCCGGCTGATGCCGGTCGGCCTGCTCGACCTCGACGAGGCCGCGACGGAGGGGGGCGACGACCGCCCGCTCGTCTACCCGGTCGACAAGGGGTCGGGCGCGACCACGAGCCTCGTCGAGGCGGACGGCGTCGTCGCGGTCGACCCTGACACGGAGTACCTCGACGTCGGCGAGACGGTCTCCGTCGACCTGTTCTCGCCGGACGTGCGCCCGCCGACCCTGCTCGGCGTCGGCGAGGACGACCCCGCGCTCAACCGCCTGCTCGACCGGCTCGACAACCCCCGCTACCTCGCCGTCGGCTCGCGCGAGGGGCTCCGCCGACTCCGCGACGGCGTCCCCGACGTGGCGGTGACCGCGGGGCCGACCGACCGCGACGTCGACGCCGCGGAACTCGGCGGCTGGACCCGCGAGTGGGGGCTCGCCGTTCCGTCGGGTAACCCCGAGGGGATCGAGGGGCTCGGGGACCTCGTCGACCGCGACCTCCGGTTCCGGAACCGTCCGACCGTCTCGGGGCTCCGGCGCAGCCTCGACGCCGCGCTCGACGACCGCGCGGACGGGCGCGACGCCGACCGCCGCGAACTTGCCGAGGAGATCGACGGCTACGAGCGGACCGCGAAGGGGTTCGAGAGCCCGGTCCGCGCGGTCGTCGCCGGCGACGCCGACGCCGGGCTCGGCCTCCGCGAGACGGCCGAGCGGCTCGGCTGCGGGTTCGTTCCGCTCGGCGAGCAGTCGGTCGTCGTGCGGGCGGCCACCGACCGCATCGACCGCGGGCCGGTCGCGGCGCTGGCGGCGGCACTGGACGGTCGAGACGGGGGCGGCGACGACGAGGCCGCCCTCGACGCGATCCTCGCCGGCCTCCCGGGCTACTCGCGGAACAGCCGGAACGACCCCTGA
- a CDS encoding lipoate--protein ligase family protein: MRVYRGGFETPAADREPTADLLASAADGVPAVRVTAPPRQVAFGRRDAREPGFEAAKRAAEEAGFPPLERDVGGRAVAYTGSTLSFGVAVPTGDGRGSIDSRYETATETLRDALSDLGADVVRGEPRAAFCPGDHSLRIAGRTDASVGGKVAGLAQRVRADAALVAGVLVVSAADPEPIARVTEPVYDALDVAFDPDSVGSVAGAGAPDDPTAVARAVEAALVDGPWGDGEREIVRVDGEDA, from the coding sequence ATGCGCGTGTACAGGGGCGGGTTCGAGACGCCCGCCGCGGACCGCGAGCCGACGGCGGACCTGCTCGCGTCCGCCGCGGACGGCGTCCCGGCCGTGCGCGTGACCGCGCCGCCGCGACAGGTCGCGTTCGGTCGGCGCGACGCCCGCGAGCCCGGGTTCGAGGCGGCGAAGCGGGCGGCCGAGGAGGCGGGGTTCCCGCCCCTCGAACGCGACGTCGGCGGGCGCGCGGTCGCGTACACGGGGTCGACGCTCTCGTTCGGCGTCGCGGTGCCGACCGGCGACGGCCGCGGGTCGATCGACTCGCGGTACGAGACCGCGACCGAGACGCTCCGCGACGCGCTCAGCGACCTCGGCGCCGACGTGGTCCGGGGAGAGCCGCGGGCCGCGTTCTGTCCGGGGGACCACTCGCTTCGGATCGCGGGCAGAACTGATGCCTCTGTCGGCGGCAAGGTCGCGGGCCTCGCCCAGCGCGTCCGCGCCGACGCGGCGCTCGTCGCGGGGGTCCTCGTCGTCTCGGCGGCCGACCCCGAGCCGATCGCGCGGGTCACCGAACCCGTCTACGACGCGCTCGACGTGGCGTTCGACCCGGACTCGGTCGGGAGCGTCGCCGGCGCCGGCGCCCCGGACGACCCGACCGCCGTCGCCCGCGCCGTCGAGGCCGCGCTCGTCGACGGGCCGTGGGGCGACGGCGAGCGCGAGATCGTCCGCGTCGACGGGGAAGACGCCTGA
- a CDS encoding histidine kinase N-terminal 7TM domain-containing protein — protein MSDLGALPVQAYLTACLLAGGIGLWLGRVAWRERDEPGGIEVALYLLCGGGVSLLYALRVAAPGEVAMTVALNLATPLMGALPVLWILFAFAFTGHDRWRTENRIVALSTPAFVWVLLAWSSGTHGLARRSIAPVVDGPFTLLGYGLGPVGGAFVLLAYGLCIAGALLVVDLYERTGNRYRLQTFVVLLGTLFPFLAGIATFVDVGSYAHLSWLPTAFVIHGVFLYGTVFWLGTLDAAVVARDTAVEVMQDPVIVSGSDGRIRDLNPAAEAILPPDAVGSSLSEAFPRLEVGDEHPIAIGDRRFDIQENPITDPRGTDRGHVFLLRDVTARERRQTELERREAELERQNERLEEFAGVVSHDLRNPLAAASAAVELARQRGDDPDGALERAANAHERMDDMIEGLLALATAGETVDDLDRVSLDGTVRRVWSRLETAEATLTVEGDATALADRDRLEQLVSNLFRNAVDHAGEDVAVTVTVSTDGDAVSLAVGDDGPGIPADERERVTERGVSLGGGTGLGLAIVGDIVEAHGWSLSVAESDAGGARFVIEGMEAAES, from the coding sequence ATGAGCGACCTCGGCGCGCTGCCGGTCCAAGCGTACCTGACCGCCTGCCTGCTGGCGGGAGGCATCGGGCTCTGGCTCGGCCGGGTCGCGTGGCGCGAGCGCGACGAGCCCGGCGGGATCGAGGTCGCCCTCTACCTGCTGTGCGGCGGCGGCGTCTCCCTCCTGTACGCGCTCCGCGTCGCCGCGCCCGGCGAGGTCGCGATGACGGTCGCGCTCAACCTGGCGACGCCGCTCATGGGCGCGTTACCCGTCCTCTGGATCCTCTTCGCCTTCGCGTTCACCGGGCACGACCGCTGGCGGACGGAGAACCGGATCGTCGCGCTCTCGACCCCGGCGTTCGTCTGGGTCCTCCTCGCGTGGTCGAGCGGCACCCACGGGCTGGCCCGGCGCTCGATCGCCCCCGTCGTCGACGGCCCGTTCACGCTGCTCGGGTACGGGCTCGGCCCCGTCGGGGGCGCGTTCGTCCTCCTCGCGTACGGGCTGTGTATCGCCGGCGCGCTCCTCGTCGTCGACCTCTACGAGCGGACCGGGAACCGCTACCGCCTCCAGACGTTCGTCGTGCTGCTCGGCACGCTGTTCCCGTTCCTGGCTGGCATCGCAACCTTCGTCGACGTCGGGAGCTACGCGCACCTCTCGTGGCTGCCGACCGCGTTCGTGATCCACGGCGTGTTCCTCTACGGCACCGTCTTCTGGCTCGGCACGCTCGACGCCGCGGTCGTCGCGCGCGACACCGCCGTCGAGGTGATGCAAGACCCCGTCATCGTCTCCGGTTCCGACGGCCGCATCCGCGACCTCAATCCCGCCGCCGAGGCGATCCTCCCGCCGGACGCGGTCGGCTCGTCGCTGTCGGAGGCGTTCCCGCGCCTGGAGGTCGGCGACGAACACCCGATCGCCATCGGCGACCGCCGGTTCGACATCCAGGAGAACCCGATAACCGACCCCCGCGGGACCGACCGCGGGCACGTCTTCCTGCTGCGCGACGTCACAGCGCGCGAGCGGCGGCAGACCGAGCTCGAGCGCCGGGAGGCCGAGCTCGAACGGCAGAACGAGCGGCTCGAGGAGTTCGCCGGCGTGGTCTCGCACGACCTCCGGAACCCCCTCGCCGCCGCCTCGGCGGCCGTCGAACTGGCCCGCCAGCGCGGCGACGACCCGGACGGCGCCCTAGAGCGGGCGGCGAACGCCCACGAGCGGATGGACGACATGATCGAGGGGCTGCTCGCGCTGGCGACGGCGGGGGAGACGGTCGACGACCTCGACCGCGTCTCGCTGGACGGCACGGTCAGACGGGTCTGGTCCCGGCTGGAGACCGCGGAGGCGACGCTGACCGTCGAGGGCGACGCGACCGCGCTGGCCGACCGCGACCGCCTCGAACAGCTGGTCTCGAACCTGTTCCGCAACGCGGTCGATCACGCGGGCGAGGACGTCGCCGTCACCGTCACGGTCTCGACGGACGGCGACGCCGTCTCGCTCGCGGTCGGCGACGACGGCCCCGGGATCCCGGCCGACGAGCGCGAGCGCGTCACCGAGCGCGGCGTGTCGCTCGGCGGCGGCACGGGGCTGGGGCTCGCCATCGTCGGCGACATCGTCGAGGCGCACGGGTGGTCGCTCTCGGTCGCCGAGTCCGACGCCGGCGGCGCGCGCTTCGTGATCGAGGGGATGGAGGCGGCGGAGTCGTGA
- the hemA gene encoding glutamyl-tRNA reductase codes for MRETGAIAGASVAHADATVDEIEAAGGDGVRATVSDLLAREGVEEAFAVQTCNRSEAYVVTDRTVDGATALSTFAPEVRAGAVRRLDHEESLEHLMRVASGLESLVLGEDQIIGQLREAYEESKSAGGIGPVLKDAVTKALHVGERARTETEINEGVVSLGSAAVRLAAGEIDLTDGTAVVVGAGEMGTLAARTLDDTAVSEIVVANRTVPHAEFVVEEVDTPAEAVSLADLPAIIPDADLVVTATGSPDLVVHPSYVDGAGRLVCIDIAQPRDVDPAAGAREGVTVYDIDDLEDVTRRTRESRAEEARKVESIIDEELDRILEAYKRKRADDAISAMYAGADQVKARELDRAMSKLEAQGDLTDEQRETVADLADALVGQLLAAPTRSLRDAAGEDDWETIRTALRLFDPEFASEAESPEEADIADAAAGGPDAVPDSVAEELDD; via the coding sequence ATGAGAGAGACGGGTGCGATCGCCGGCGCGAGCGTCGCCCACGCCGACGCGACCGTCGACGAGATCGAGGCCGCCGGCGGCGACGGCGTCCGCGCGACCGTCTCCGACCTGCTCGCGCGCGAAGGAGTCGAGGAGGCGTTCGCGGTCCAGACGTGTAACCGCTCGGAGGCGTACGTCGTCACGGACCGGACCGTCGACGGGGCGACGGCGCTGTCGACGTTCGCGCCGGAGGTGCGCGCCGGCGCGGTCCGCCGCCTCGACCACGAGGAGAGCTTAGAACACCTGATGCGGGTCGCCTCCGGGCTGGAGTCGCTCGTGCTCGGCGAGGACCAGATCATCGGCCAGCTGCGGGAGGCCTACGAGGAGTCGAAGTCCGCGGGCGGGATCGGCCCCGTCCTCAAGGACGCCGTGACGAAGGCGCTCCACGTCGGCGAGCGCGCGCGGACGGAGACCGAGATCAACGAGGGGGTCGTCTCGCTCGGCTCCGCGGCCGTCCGGCTCGCGGCCGGCGAGATCGACCTGACAGACGGGACGGCCGTCGTCGTCGGCGCCGGCGAGATGGGAACGCTCGCCGCTCGAACGCTCGACGACACCGCCGTCTCGGAGATCGTCGTCGCCAACCGCACGGTGCCGCACGCGGAGTTCGTCGTCGAGGAGGTCGACACCCCCGCGGAGGCGGTGTCGCTCGCGGACCTCCCCGCGATCATCCCCGACGCCGACCTCGTCGTCACCGCGACCGGGAGCCCGGATCTGGTCGTCCACCCCTCGTACGTCGACGGCGCGGGGCGGCTCGTCTGTATCGACATCGCGCAGCCGCGCGACGTCGACCCCGCGGCGGGCGCCCGCGAGGGTGTCACCGTCTACGACATCGACGACCTCGAGGACGTCACCCGGCGGACCCGCGAGAGCCGCGCGGAGGAGGCCCGGAAGGTCGAGTCGATCATCGACGAGGAGCTCGACCGCATCCTGGAGGCGTACAAGCGGAAGCGCGCCGACGACGCGATCTCGGCGATGTACGCCGGCGCGGACCAGGTGAAGGCCCGCGAGCTCGACCGCGCGATGTCGAAGCTGGAGGCGCAGGGCGACCTGACCGACGAGCAGCGCGAGACGGTCGCGGACCTGGCCGACGCCCTCGTCGGCCAGCTGCTCGCGGCGCCGACGCGCTCGCTCCGCGACGCCGCGGGCGAGGACGACTGGGAGACGATCCGGACCGCGCTCCGGCTGTTCGACCCCGAGTTCGCGTCGGAGGCCGAAAGCCCGGAGGAGGCGGACATCGCCGACGCCGCGGCCGGCGGCCCGGACGCGGTTCCGGACTCCGTCGCCGAGGAGCTCGACGACTAA
- a CDS encoding bifunctional precorrin-2 dehydrogenase/sirohydrochlorin ferrochelatase — translation MTPLYHDLAGETVAVFGGGSVGARKAAGFDEAGRIVVVSPEFDERLRSLADGREADGRADGDGADGPPVELVRAAPDTDEIPDWLDRLDPALAVAATDDAAVNAAVEAAALDRGILVNRTDVSGGRDPGSVVVPATVEDEPVTVALSTGGTSPALAKALRERIEAEIEGAGEMAALSGEIREELKSEGVDPETRREAVRRVVRSRGVWKGLQKGRSNGRQEADTVIEEVLDR, via the coding sequence GTGACTCCGCTGTACCACGACCTCGCGGGCGAGACGGTCGCCGTCTTCGGCGGCGGTTCCGTGGGGGCGCGAAAGGCTGCCGGGTTCGACGAGGCGGGCCGGATCGTCGTCGTCAGCCCCGAGTTTGACGAGCGGCTGCGCTCGCTCGCGGACGGGCGCGAGGCGGACGGGCGCGCGGACGGCGACGGTGCGGACGGGCCGCCGGTCGAACTGGTCCGCGCCGCTCCGGACACGGACGAGATTCCCGACTGGCTCGACCGGCTCGACCCGGCGCTCGCGGTCGCGGCGACCGACGACGCCGCGGTCAACGCCGCCGTCGAGGCCGCGGCGCTCGATCGGGGAATCTTAGTCAACCGGACGGACGTCTCCGGCGGCCGCGATCCGGGCAGCGTCGTGGTGCCCGCGACGGTCGAGGACGAGCCGGTGACCGTGGCGCTCTCGACGGGGGGCACGAGCCCCGCCTTGGCGAAGGCGCTCCGGGAGCGGATCGAGGCCGAGATCGAGGGGGCCGGCGAGATGGCTGCGCTCTCGGGGGAGATCCGCGAGGAGCTGAAATCGGAGGGTGTCGACCCCGAAACGCGGCGGGAAGCGGTCCGGCGCGTTGTCAGATCCCGGGGGGTTTGGAAGGGTTTACAAAAGGGGAGATCCAACGGACGGCAAGAGGCCGACACCGTGATCGAGGAGGTACTCGACCGATGA